In the genome of Coraliomargarita algicola, one region contains:
- a CDS encoding S1C family serine protease, giving the protein MRFVAIIVLSLSCVYPALLLAEVATPSIVEICASNGPGAPQVIERHSLGFIVEEEGFLLTSYESLTKPETGTLLSRFEVSWDSGTGTSRYAARIIGVEPTLNFAVLKIEREGGFAASKILRDDSLVAGEEIFAATQANAVSTHLVVGRLEALNSKECYQQDLTATMLAAEIDIPSSGIGGPVFDRTGSVIGMFTGYHPPEDDDDQANEAELTHILPIFLAFNIYDSIKQRQSLASPWTGFSVRPLNEVERRQFPVAQGQFTGGIAFEYIWESSPAAAMGLAVDDILLRFAYYPIHSPADFQKWLYLYGVGRTVKLYILRDGEILVKEYTIEERPSWVKPL; this is encoded by the coding sequence ATGCGATTTGTTGCAATCATAGTTCTAAGTCTTAGCTGTGTCTACCCCGCACTCTTGCTGGCAGAGGTGGCGACTCCGAGTATCGTGGAGATCTGCGCGAGCAATGGACCGGGTGCGCCGCAGGTGATTGAGCGCCACAGTCTGGGGTTTATTGTTGAAGAGGAGGGCTTTTTACTCACCAGCTATGAAAGCTTGACCAAGCCTGAGACTGGCACGCTGCTATCCCGATTTGAGGTGTCTTGGGATTCTGGCACTGGCACGTCGCGCTATGCTGCGCGTATCATCGGAGTCGAGCCGACTTTAAATTTTGCAGTTTTAAAGATCGAGCGTGAAGGAGGTTTTGCAGCATCAAAGATCTTGCGAGATGATAGCTTGGTTGCTGGCGAAGAAATTTTTGCAGCGACTCAAGCGAATGCTGTTTCAACACATTTAGTCGTTGGACGCTTGGAGGCGTTAAATAGCAAGGAATGCTATCAGCAGGATCTGACGGCGACTATGCTCGCTGCGGAGATAGACATTCCAAGTTCCGGTATTGGCGGGCCCGTTTTCGATCGGACTGGTTCGGTGATTGGAATGTTTACCGGCTATCATCCTCCCGAAGATGACGACGACCAGGCGAACGAGGCTGAGCTGACTCACATCCTCCCCATTTTCCTGGCATTTAATATTTACGATAGCATCAAGCAACGGCAAAGCCTTGCGTCTCCTTGGACAGGTTTTTCTGTACGTCCCTTAAACGAGGTGGAGCGTCGACAATTTCCCGTTGCGCAGGGGCAATTTACCGGAGGGATTGCCTTTGAGTATATTTGGGAGAGTAGTCCGGCCGCAGCGATGGGCTTGGCTGTGGATGACATCCTATTGCGTTTTGCTTACTACCCGATACATTCGCCGGCTGATTTTCAAAAGTGGCTCTACTTGTATGGGGTGGGGCGAACGGTAAAACTTTATATCCTGCGAGATGGTGAAATCCTAGTCAAAGAATACACGATTGAAGAGCGCCCTAGCTGGGTCAAACCGCTTTAG